In a genomic window of Scyliorhinus torazame isolate Kashiwa2021f chromosome 5, sScyTor2.1, whole genome shotgun sequence:
- the LOC140419736 gene encoding uncharacterized protein has protein sequence MKCFKSSGALMSHQSVHTEERPFRCSHCDMRFRRSSELMVHQRVHTGERPYSCSECGKRFIQSSQFKAHRLVHTGERPFTCSECGKGFTRSSNLLTHQQVHSDERPYKCPDCSNCYKSTRELMRHQHIHTDERPFRCSQCGTGFRRSSHLTIHQRVHTGEKPFTCTKCGKGFTQSSNLLTHLRVHSGERPFTCCKCGKGFSQSSILLRHRRVHQ, from the coding sequence ATGAAATGCTTTAAAAGTTCCGGGGCATTGATGTCCCATCAAAGTGTTCACACGGAGgaaagaccgttcaggtgctctcactgtgatatgaggttcagacgatcatctgaactcatggtacaccagcgagttcacacgggggagaggccgtacagctgctcagagtgtgggaagagattcattcaGTCGTCCCAATTCAAGGCACACAGgctagttcacactggggagaggccattcacctgttcagagtgtgggaagggattcactcggtcatccaacctgctgacacaccagcaggttcactcTGACGAGAGACCGTATAAATGCCCAGACTGCTCGAACTGCTATAAAAGTACCAgggaactgatgcgccatcaacatattcacactgacgagagaccgttcagatgctctcaatgtgggactgggttcaggcgatcatctcacctcactatacaccagcgagttcacacgggagagaagccattcacctgcactaaatgtgggaagggattcactcagtcatccaacttgctgacacacctgagagttcacagtggggagaggccgttcacctgctgcaagtgtgggaagggattctctcagtcGTCCATCCTTCTGAGACACCGGCGAGTTCATCAGTGA